The Hornefia porci genome contains the following window.
GTGGACTTGCCCTTCAGGTCGGCGGCGCCGTATTCGGTGACAATGTAATGCGTGGCCATACGCGGCGTGGTGACGATGGAGCCCGGCTTCAGCATCGGAGCGATGAGGGATTCCACGGTGCCGTCCGGCAGTGCCCGCGTCGAGGGGGTACAAATGAAACTTTTGCCGCCTTCCGACTGGAAGGCGCCCATCACGAAGTCCAGCTGTCCGCCGGTGCCGGAGATCTGCTGGTGCCCTACGGATTCGGAACATACCTGTCCGTACAGATCGACCTGAATGCAGCTGTTTACTGATACGAAATTCTTAATGCTGGAAATTATGTGCACATTATTTACATAGTTTACCGGCGCATTGCAGCAGATCGGGTTGTTGTCGATGAAATCGTACAGCCTCTGCGTACCGCCGGCAAAGGTATAGAGGGCCTTGCCTTTGTCTACGTTTTTGTTCCCGGTGAGCTTGCCTGCTTCGAAGAGATCCACGTAGGCGTCAACGAACATCTCTGTGTGCGCGTTGATGTTGCGGATGTCTGACTGTGCCAGCATCTTTCCGATGGTGGAGGGCAGAGCGCCGATTCCCAGCTGCAGTGTACTGTGGGACTTGATGCGTTCGACGACGTGGGAGGCGATCATCCGGTCGATTTTGCTCCCCGGCTTGTCCGGCATCTGGGCCAGAGGCGTGTTGGAGCCTTCCACCACATAGTCGATGCCGTACAGGTTCAGCTGAGTCTGGTGCCCCAGCGCGATGGGCATGTTTTCGTTGACCTCGACGATGATCTTCTTGGCGGCCTTGATTACGCCCCACATGTCCGCGACCTGGGGACCCAGGTTGAAGTTCCCGTGCTTGTCCATGGGCGCCACCTGAAACATGGCGATGTCGATGCCCGACGGATTGTTGATCCAGTATTTCGGCAGCTCGGAAAACAGCATGGGGATATACCAGCAGCGTCCGTTTTTGGACATCAGCCGGTCGAATCCGCTGAAATGCGCCGACGCGAATTTCACCTGATCGTTGGAGGAAGTCGCCTCGTAAAGGGCGAAGGGCTTCTCCCGGATGGATACGGTACTGATCACCTCTACGCCGTGAAGCTCGTCCGCACGCTTGGCCAGCGCCTCGTCGATGTCCACAACCGCGCCGCAGCCCAGTCCGTAGTGGATCCGATCACCGGGGCGCACCATCGCAGCCGCTTCATCTGCCGTGATCAGTTTTTTCTTATATTCTTCCGCTAAAGTCGAAACCTTGTACATTCAGGCCTTCCTTTCTTCTTCTGTGGCGGCGTGCCGTCTGCGCCGGGCTCGTGCTTTGTACAAAAATCGCCGTACCCCGGCAGCGTGTCCTTCCGGCCCGCCGGCCGCTTGTTAACTTTCTAACAATCCAATTGTACTACATTGGCGGAAGGTTAGCAACCTGTTTATTCAAAAATATCCGGCTTAATCGCGCATCATTGACGGAGCCCCTGCCGAGCCGCCGGATGAGCTCGCGACCGCGCCGCCGGATGAAGCTCCGAAGGTTTCGCTGTTCAGTTCGCGGAGTTCTCTGGCCAGCCGCATTCCGGTTTCTGTGCCTGAGAAGGTGTGGGAGCCCAGTCTGCGAACGGGCATGGCCCCCATCAGTGAATTGGTCAGAAACATTTCCTCGCATGCGGCGGCGTCCTCCGGCCGGAGGATTTCTTCACGGATTTCGCACCGCTCCATGAGAACCTCCCGGGCGATGCCGGGCAGCAGACCGCAGGAGACAGGCGGCGTGACGATGCTCCCGTCCCGCACAAAAAACACATTGGACACCGCGCCCTCTGTAATTTCGCCGCGGGTGTTCAAAAAGACGGGCTCATCGACGCCCCGCGCGGCGGCTCGTCTTTTTTCGAGGATGCAGTCTCCGTAGTTCAGAGTTTTGCGGAAGACCAGCGGAGAGGTTTCGTTCCTGTGCACAGAGGAGTATGCGGCGACAAAAGCTGATTCGGCTGTCTGCCGGTCGTAGGGGTTCGGCCGAATCGTCGTCAGTATATTTTGTTCTGAAATCGTAAGCTTCAGCGCATAACGCCCATGCCGCAGCCGCGGCTCCTCCAGCGCCGTTCCCAGGGCTTTGCCGATTTCTCCGCCTGTCCGGGCGATTCCCAGAAAGATCAGCGCCTCCGCCAGCCGCCGCAGGTGCCGGTCTGCCCAGACGGGCTTTCCGTACTCGACCGCAATAGTTTCAAATGCTCCCAGCCCGAAGAAATATCCTTCGTCTTCTTTTATCATTCTGATCCCTCCCGCGCAAAGCCATCGGCGGTATCGCCGCCGAGGCCGTCGGATAGTCCGCGAGCGCCGGCCTGCCCACGAGCGCCGTCGCCCGGCCACAAAGCCTCCCGCATTGCCTTTGCCTTCTGCAGGGTTTCTTCGTACTCCGCCTCCGGGTCGGATTCGCAGGTGATGCCTCCGCCGACGCCCAGATGCCACTGGTTCCCGCGGCATATCCCGGTCCGGATCATGATGTTAAAGTCGCAGTTCCCGTCCAGCGAAAAGTACCCAAGTGTACCGGTATACAGATTTCGTCGCTCCAGTTCCAGCTCATCGATGATTTCCATGGCCCGGATTTTCGGTGCTCCGGTTATGGAACCGCCGGGGAAAAGGCTGTGAAGAAGCTCCGGAACATCAATATCCTGCCGCCGCCTTCCGATGACCGTGCTCACCAGGTGAAAGACAGTGGAATAATCTTCGATGACAAAATGCTCCGGAACCTGTACGCTGCCGGCTTCGCAGATGTGATTCAGGTCGTTGCGCTCCAGGTCTACGATCATCAGGAGCTCGCTGCGATCTTTGGCTGAGTGCCGCAGTTCTTCGCGGAGCATGGAGTCTTCCTGCTCCGTGCTCCCGCGTTTCCGGGTACCCTTGATGGGCCGTGTTTCGACCCGGCTCCCGCGAATCCGCACAAAACGCTCGGGAGAGGCGCAGACTACCTGAAAATCCACGCCCTGCAGGAATCCGCCGAAGGGGGTCGGGTGGTGTGTGCGGAGGTAGCGGTATACTTCATAGGGCTCCCGGCTGCTGCTGAGCCGGAGCTGCTGCGTCATGTTGGCGATATAGATGTCGCCGGCTCTGATGTATTCAATCAGTCGGCGAATCGCCTCCTTATAGGAAGCCTTTGTGAAAGCGGAGCTGAAGGGAGCAAGCCCTTTGTGCGCGGGGGAGCAGGAACAAAACATGGTTCGCGCAGTTCTGCCCGATACTTTGTGAGCCTGGCCCCGAAGTCCTCCGCTTCCTCGCGCATCGTCAGATACAACGCGCGTTCCTCCCGGTCCTCGATAATCAAAACATCATAAAATGCGAAAAAAGCGTCCGGAACCTGTACCGTTCGGGGGTGGCGGCTGCAAATGTTTTCGAACTTCCGGCAGAAATCGTAAGAGAAATAACCGAAAGCGCCGGCGATCAGAGGCAGGTGCGTCGGGTTGTCTTCGCGGTGCTCCTCCAGCCGCCGCGACAGACGCTGCTCAAGCGGCTCCGGGCAGGCCGCCCCGTTTTCCGTGCAGCGCCCTTCTGTCTCCGTCAGAATCAGGTACGGCTCCAGCGCGATGACGGAATATCGTTCGTATTGCCGGGAGGACGAGCCGCAGCGACCTGCAACCGGCGTCGAAGGCGCCTGCGAAGAGCCGGCGAACTGCGCCGAATTGCGGCAACCCGCGACCGGCGTCGAAGGCGCCTGCGAAAAACCGGCGAACTGCGCCGAACTGCAGCGACCCGCGACCGGCGTCGAAGAATCCAGGAAAATCGCAAAAGGTTCCTGGTGATACCGCTCGAAAATCTCTGCTGCGGGCCGGTAAAAGTCGAGTTTTTCTACGTGTGTTGTCATGATCTGATTTCCTCCTTTTCGGCGCCGGAGGCTTTTCCGGCATTGTCTGCGATGGCTGCCTGCGCGTATTTTCCGGAGGCTTTTCGGCCGGATATTTCTCTGCTGATCTGAATAAAGTTGTAGAGCAGCTCGTGGCCATACTCGGTCAGCACAGCCTCCGGATGAAACTGAACCCCGAAAATGGGCAATTCCTTGTGATGGAATCCCATGATGACGCCGTCTCCGGTGCGCGCGTCGACCTCCAGCTCATTCGGCAGATTTTGTTCGCTGACCACCAGCGAATGGTACCGTGTCACCCGATAGAAGGCCGGGAGCCCGCGGAACAGACCCTGCCGGCTGTTGTGGATGAGGCTGATTTTTCCGTGCATGGGGCGCTGCCCGCGCTGAACGGCGGCTCCGAAAACGCGGCCGATAATCTGGTGGCCAAGGCAGACGCCGAGAATCGGAATCTGGCCGGCCATTCGACGAACTAGCTCCTGACTGAGCGGGCAGTCGTCCGGCCCCTTCGGTCCCGGGGAAATAACGATGCCCTCCAGTGCTCCGGACCGTGCAAGTGCTTCTATCTGCACAAGATCAGCGTCGCCGCTCCGGACTATCTCTACTTCCGCGCCGCATTCCCGCATGTAGCACACGAGATTGTATACAAAGGAATCATAGTGGTCAATCATAAGATACATAACAGCAGATACTTCCTTTCTGATTTTCTTAAGGTCTCAGTTTTCCGGCAGACGTCCTGCTTCTTGACTTCGGGCTCCCGGCTCCCGGGGTTTTGAATTTCCTGCCAATGCGCTGCCCTTCATGCCGACCGTGCCGGCACGCCGCATGCCGGAAGGCTGCGGCATAAAATAAGAAAACTGTCAGGGAAAGATTCTGTTAGAATCTTTTCCTGGCAGTTTTCCGCTTCGTGGACACACCATCGCAATTAATATAACATGGCGGAGCAGGTTTTGTCTAATGTTTTTTAGGCGGGGGTTTACAAAGCGCGGTGCAACATGTTGCGAAGGTTGCGAAGCACGGTGCGAAGTTTAAAAATGATGCGGTGGCGGCTCTTTTAACTGGACTGCCGCGAAGCCGGAGTACAATCGCGGATGTCATATCGTAAATTGACGATTACAAAGCCGCTTAAAAGGACATTGGTTGGAAAATCTGCCACAAAACGCAAAAAAAATCAAAAATGTGGCAGAAAAGTGTACTGTACGTTTAAAAATTGTCTTTCCTGAGGGGGGATCAGCCGATGACAGGGTCGACAAAGGTCGGTAGAAGTCGGTAAAAGTCGATTTTTGGTATGTAAATGTATGTAGATACTGAAATCGGAATAATATTGCATGTAATTCTGCCACATTTCTCGAAAAAAATCAAAAATGTGGCAACTCTGAGTGCCGTCTAACTCGTCTGTCCGATTTGCCCCTTTATCTCCGCCCGTTCCGCCTTTCTCATCTGCCCGATTTATCCCGTCCGCCGCATCTGTTCCATTATCCCCGTGCGACTCGTCGGCCCGAGCCGGCCAGCCGGGCTTAAAATCTCCTGACTATAGTTTTCATCAGTATTCGTTGCCGTTCTTCGACATTCAGCGGCGTTCCTTCAGCCGCTATTCGTTGCCGTTCTTCGACATTCGGCGGCGTTCCTTCTTTCGTTATTTGGTAGCATTCCTCCACCCACCATTTGACCGCATCTTTTCATGCACTACCGAAATTTTTCTGTACTCTTCTCGACCTTGCAGGCATTCTGTGGATGTGCGCAGACATTCCGTGGATATCGATTGACAGACTATAATCTGAATGATAATATTGACTATAGTCAAGAGTGTGCTGGATGCATTTTGTGAAATCCAAAAAAGATACAAAAATAAAAGAAATATCGTTTTGGTACTCGATTTAAGGTCATTGGTTCCGAAACTATTGATAGACCGTATAGACTTGGGTAAAATATAGCAATTCAGGAACCGTATTACCTGAAATTCCGCAAACTCTTGGAGAATGAGTTCCTTGGAATTTGCCTTTCCGGAGGCGTTCGGAGCGGCTGGCTTCGCCGATGCTTCGAGTACCGGTTTCTTGCAGCGCGTCGCCAACCCTTGCGACCCTCGTCGTTCGTCGGGAGCCGTCGCCGGTCCCTTCCGAACCTGCTGCATTTTCAGGAGTTCAGGAGTTATTAAGTTAGTGCCTGTTCATTAAGTCCCCGTCGGACTTAATGAGCGCTGACGGCAGTTTGTCAGCAGCGCCGCGGCGCACCATCCTATGGAAGGGTGCGCAGGCTACCGAACATGCTCTTTGTATTATTGAGATTTCAAGCATATTCGGTAGCTGAGTACGCATTAAGTTATTGTGAAGTTACAGTGTATTATGATTTTGAGAGAGAGGCATCTATGAGTATGAAATTTCATTTCGTCCGGATGACAGACGGGCGGGGCAGAAAATGGGTCTGCAGCGCGGTGATTGTGCTTGCGGTGATTTTGTGCTTCGCAATGCTGAATGTCACTCCGGCACACGCGTTATCGGACTCCACCGCTATTGTGCTGGATACAAATGGCGGTACAGGCGGAGGCACAGTAAAGGTAACGGATAAGAAAAAAGTGGCGGCGCCGCTGCCCACCGCACAGCAGAACGGATACGTCTTCAACGGCTGGTGGACCAAAAGCGGCTCGAGCTGGGGCAGCATTCTGAAGGTGGGAGACAGTGAACCCGCATCAAGCACTACCTACTACGCTCGCTGGACGGAGATCAGCGAGACGACTTCCAAGACCGCAACCTATTTTTACGGAAAGGCGACGGACGACAGCGCCGGGAGCGTGACCTACAATTACGGCGAGATCGGCACGGCGAACAAAGGCTTTACCTATAACTACGGGACCATCGGCACAGTCCCCGCGACTGCGAGCAGCGGTACATATAACTACGGAACGATTGAGAACTACGCTTCCACGAAGAGTTCCTGGGGGTTGACCTATAACTACAGCGTCATTAAAAACAACAGCGGGAATGTAAAGAGTAACTACGAAATCATCGAAAACAGCAGCGGAACCGTGGATACCAACTACGGAACCGTGAAGAACAACACCGGCACCGTCAAAACCACAGAAGAGAACTCCGTAACATACAACGACGGCGGAACCGTTGAATCTGCTGAGGAAGGCGTTATTTACAATTACAGCGGCACAGTAAAGCAGTACTGGGCGAGCGGCAGCCCGAAGGTGTATAACTTTGCGGGCGGAACTTTTGTATACAACAGTAGCAGCGGCGGCGCCACCATCTACGACTTGGGCGGCACAACCTCCGGAAAGCCGGGACGCTATGACAAAACAATCTCCTGCTACAAGGTGGAGCTGGGCAGTGGCCTGGTGAAGAGTGTCGGCGGAGATTTCATCGAGGCGAAGGACGGGAGTGTGTACCTGCCGCAGGGCGGCAAGGGAACGCTGACTCCGGCGGATGGCGTGGACAAGCTGTACATGACCGGAGGCAACCTGACTGAGAACGGAGACGGAACCTATACAGTTTCCAACGTCAAGAGGGATGCTGCCATCAGCGATGTTCCCACATATTCCATCAGCTACGATCTGGACGGCGGGGTGCTGGCGGACGGTGACAGCAATCCGATTGCCTACACATCGAAGGACACGATCACGCTGAAGAATCCGCAGGACAAGAAAAACAGCGAATACACCGATTACCTGTTCGCAGGCTGGATCGGGACCGGACTGGACACTCCCGCGATGGAAGTCACCATTCCGGCGGGCAGTACGGGAAATCGCAGCTATAAAGCCACCTGGAAACCTAACCCCGACCTGATCAATGTAACATTTAAATTCGATGTGGACTCCAGGGGAGTTGTGAAGAAATACGACAAGAGCAAGGCCGGAACCGCCTTCGGAAGCTTACTGAGCGACCCCGCGCTGGACAGTTACGTCGCCAGAACCGGATATGATTTCACAGGCTGGTACACCGAGGAAAAGAGCGGAGAGAAGATCGACAGCGACACGGCGAGACCTTCCGAGGACACCACCTACTACGCCCGCTGGCAGATCCGTACCGTGACCATCAGACTGGACGGCAACGGCGGCACAGACGGCGGCACCTTCACAGGGAAATACAAAGAAACCATTGGAGTGCTCCCGATGAGCACCCGCAGCGGCTACATATTCAACGGCTGGTGGATCAAGGATAAAGACGGAAATTGGGACGGCGTGCTGAGCGCGCGCGATGGCTTCCCGGCACAGGATACCACCTACTACGCCCGCTGGACGAAAAAAACCGCAGAGAACACCACGACCTTCATCAACGGAGTTTCAGGATTTGACGGCTTCTTCACCGCGACTGATGAGAACAGAGGAAACGTCTCCGAGAATTATGGAGAAATCGGCTTGGTGACGGAGGGCGGAACCGTCGGAAAGAACTACGGATATATCGGCATTTACAAAGGCAGGTCCATTTCCGACAACTACGGTCTCATCGGCAACAACAAAGGAAAACTCAACTATAATTATAATCTGCTGAAGGAGAACAGCGGAGAACTCGATTACAA
Protein-coding sequences here:
- a CDS encoding acetyl-CoA hydrolase/transferase family protein — encoded protein: MYKVSTLAEEYKKKLITADEAAAMVRPGDRIHYGLGCGAVVDIDEALAKRADELHGVEVISTVSIREKPFALYEATSSNDQVKFASAHFSGFDRLMSKNGRCWYIPMLFSELPKYWINNPSGIDIAMFQVAPMDKHGNFNLGPQVADMWGVIKAAKKIIVEVNENMPIALGHQTQLNLYGIDYVVEGSNTPLAQMPDKPGSKIDRMIASHVVERIKSHSTLQLGIGALPSTIGKMLAQSDIRNINAHTEMFVDAYVDLFEAGKLTGNKNVDKGKALYTFAGGTQRLYDFIDNNPICCNAPVNYVNNVHIISSIKNFVSVNSCIQVDLYGQVCSESVGHQQISGTGGQLDFVMGAFQSEGGKSFICTPSTRALPDGTVESLIAPMLKPGSIVTTPRMATHYIVTEYGAADLKGKSTWERAEALINIAHPDFREDLIKNAEKMGIWKYTSKTSF
- a CDS encoding aminotransferase class IV: MIKEDEGYFFGLGAFETIAVEYGKPVWADRHLRRLAEALIFLGIARTGGEIGKALGTALEEPRLRHGRYALKLTISEQNILTTIRPNPYDRQTAESAFVAAYSSVHRNETSPLVFRKTLNYGDCILEKRRAAARGVDEPVFLNTRGEITEGAVSNVFFVRDGSIVTPPVSCGLLPGIAREVLMERCEIREEILRPEDAAACEEMFLTNSLMGAMPVRRLGSHTFSGTETGMRLARELRELNSETFGASSGGAVASSSGGSAGAPSMMRD
- the pabB gene encoding aminodeoxychorismate synthase component I; the encoded protein is MFCSCSPAHKGLAPFSSAFTKASYKEAIRRLIEYIRAGDIYIANMTQQLRLSSSREPYEVYRYLRTHHPTPFGGFLQGVDFQVVCASPERFVRIRGSRVETRPIKGTRKRGSTEQEDSMLREELRHSAKDRSELLMIVDLERNDLNHICEAGSVQVPEHFVIEDYSTVFHLVSTVIGRRRQDIDVPELLHSLFPGGSITGAPKIRAMEIIDELELERRNLYTGTLGYFSLDGNCDFNIMIRTGICRGNQWHLGVGGGITCESDPEAEYEETLQKAKAMREALWPGDGARGQAGARGLSDGLGGDTADGFAREGSE
- a CDS encoding anthranilate synthase component II codes for the protein MYLMIDHYDSFVYNLVCYMRECGAEVEIVRSGDADLVQIEALARSGALEGIVISPGPKGPDDCPLSQELVRRMAGQIPILGVCLGHQIIGRVFGAAVQRGQRPMHGKISLIHNSRQGLFRGLPAFYRVTRYHSLVVSEQNLPNELEVDARTGDGVIMGFHHKELPIFGVQFHPEAVLTEYGHELLYNFIQISREISGRKASGKYAQAAIADNAGKASGAEKEEIRS
- a CDS encoding InlB B-repeat-containing protein; translation: MSMKFHFVRMTDGRGRKWVCSAVIVLAVILCFAMLNVTPAHALSDSTAIVLDTNGGTGGGTVKVTDKKKVAAPLPTAQQNGYVFNGWWTKSGSSWGSILKVGDSEPASSTTYYARWTEISETTSKTATYFYGKATDDSAGSVTYNYGEIGTANKGFTYNYGTIGTVPATASSGTYNYGTIENYASTKSSWGLTYNYSVIKNNSGNVKSNYEIIENSSGTVDTNYGTVKNNTGTVKTTEENSVTYNDGGTVESAEEGVIYNYSGTVKQYWASGSPKVYNFAGGTFVYNSSSGGATIYDLGGTTSGKPGRYDKTISCYKVELGSGLVKSVGGDFIEAKDGSVYLPQGGKGTLTPADGVDKLYMTGGNLTENGDGTYTVSNVKRDAAISDVPTYSISYDLDGGVLADGDSNPIAYTSKDTITLKNPQDKKNSEYTDYLFAGWIGTGLDTPAMEVTIPAGSTGNRSYKATWKPNPDLINVTFKFDVDSRGVVKKYDKSKAGTAFGSLLSDPALDSYVARTGYDFTGWYTEEKSGEKIDSDTARPSEDTTYYARWQIRTVTIRLDGNGGTDGGTFTGKYKETIGVLPMSTRSGYIFNGWWIKDKDGNWDGVLSARDGFPAQDTTYYARWTKKTAENTTTFINGVSGFDGFFTATDENRGNVSENYGEIGLVTEGGTVGKNYGYIGIYKGRSISDNYGLIGNNKGKLNYNYNLLKENSGELDYNEGLLELNTGILHSNRAGVETNKGSIDYSYGVLKVNDETGTVATNYGEIRFNAGTVDRNYGKVNNFGGTVKDNRSGAEVTDFYKVVPGSRVKKITYEKGFTDFQNVGWLEKEKGTGVIRVQLTDDALDEAFVVKADGCDIQKNEDGSYTLSKVSGNVTISAEPTVYAITYDLGGGEAENKATYTYDDEAFTLNNPVRRGFEFTGWSGTGLQGENNMKVTVPKNSYGSRSYKAHWKKITYTITYDLAGGSVKTANPGSYDVETAAFSLQNPEREGYVFTGWTGTGLTGNTRTVTVATGTTGNLAFKATWKRPVLLLTVKAGGKKAQKLTWNKVSAHHYEVYGTLCSKDNFKKLASVKGTSRTFRKLRGKDAYKYYVVAVDSQGKRIAKSAAQHSITGNDSGRKTNAKSVSVRVGKTTLRTGQTTKLKVSVKAARKGRALLWKGHTSQYRYVVTDAEYPYSTSKAVKVTAGGTVKAVSKGQARIFVMAANGVRASVVITVK